A region of the Pricia mediterranea genome:
CAACCAACTCTATCTTTCGGTACTGCTCCTACAGGAAAACCGCAGTCTTTTGGAAGCTAAGGAAAAACAATTGAGAACACGGTTGGATGAGGTAGATGCAGGCGTAAAATTCGGAACCTTGTTGCCATCTTCCGCCGATGCCCTTGAAGTGGAACTTTTAAAAGTAAAACAGAATTATACGGAACTCGATTTCTCGAGGACGGGACTGCTCGAAAGGCTGTCGCTCTTAATCGGCAGGGAGCTGAACAAAGATGCCGTGTTGCAACGGCCCGAGGTTTTCATGGTGGCCAAGACTGAATCCAAAAGGCCCGAACTGGTGCTTTTCGATCTTCAAAAAGAACAGGTCGAGCTTTCGACAGAATTGTTGTCAAAATCCAAATCACCCAAGTTGAACGCCTTCGCCCAGGGTGGCTATGGCAATCCGGGACTGAACATGCTGGACAATTCGTTCAATACGTTCTACATGACGGGACTGCGGTTGAACTGGAACGTTTTCGACTGGAACAAGAACAGGACCGAGAAACAATCCCTTCAAATCAACAAGGAAATTATCGATACACAAAGGGAGACCTTTGAACTCAATACCAATGCAGAACTGGCCGGCCTGCAATCCGAAATCGATAAGATCGAAGGGCTGATTTTCTATGATGAAGCGATTATCCCATTACGTGAAAAAATGCTGAAAACGGCCGAATCGCAGTTGGATAACGGGGTCATCACCTCATCGGCCTACATTACCGAGTTCACGAACCTTTACGAGGCCAAGAACAACCTGTCCCTGCACAAAACTCAACTGATATTGAAGCAGATACAGTATCAGCTCGAAAAGGGGGCGTATGGAGAATAGAGTGTAGAAAATAGAATATAGAGAATAGACATCAACATGGAGAATAGAACATGCAGCAGAGATTTTTGACGGAAGTCAGGACAATTAGACCTGCTAACATTACTCAACGAATCTGTTAAAGTCATGGAATGGGCCGTGACAACTCTTGATGCCAACCGGAATCACAGGGTCATGAATCCCTTTAAATACAAATAAAAATAAACAGATGAAAACAACCTACATAGTTGTAATTGCGATGAGCCTGACGACATTGTTGTCCTGTTCCGGTAACGGGGAGAAGGCAGACGGATATGGAAACTTTGAGGCGACGGAAACCACAGTTTCCGCAGAGGCCAATGGCAAGCTCCTTTTTTTTGATGTCGAGGAAGGGCATAGGCTCGAAGAAAACGTTATTGTCGGCGTTATCGATACCGTTCAAATGTCACTGAAACGGGACCAGCTCTTGGCTGCCAAAAATACTATTTTCTCCAAATCGCGGAACGTGCTCTCACAGCGGGAAGTTTTAAAAGAACAACTAAAAGTAGCCCAGAACGATCGGGCACGTATCACGAATCTGATCAAAGCCAATGCCGCCACCCAAAAACAGCTCGACGACATCAATGGCCAAATCGAAATTCTGAAACAACGCATGAAAAGTGTGGAGACGCAAAATGCACCCATCGTCAATGAGGTAAAGGGCATCGAGGTACAGATACAACAGATCGAGGACCAAATCGAAAAAAGTGTCCTGAAAAATCCAATAAAGGGAACCGTTCTGGTAAAATATGCCGAACCCAACGAAATCGCCGCTTTTGGGAAACCCCTCTATAAAATATCCGATTTGGATGAAATGGAGCTTCGGGTCTACATCGGCGAAACCCAGCTGGCAACTATCAGGGTAGGGCAGGAGGTAACCGTAAAAATTGATGATGCGGACACTATGAAATCCTACGACGGAACGGTATCGTGGATTTCCGACTCGGCGGAATTTACGCCCAAGATCATACAGACCAAAGAGGAGCGGGTCAATTTGGTGTATGCCGTAAAAGTGAGGGTGAAAAATGACGGAAGCCTGAAAATCGGTATGCCGGCGGAGATGTGGATCGGAAATGAGTGAACAGTAATCAGTTTTCAGTAAACAGTAGAAAATACTGCGTAACAATCGACATATCACCATTTCAAAGTCTTACGCAGAGAAAATCCATAAATAAAAACAATGAAAAGAACAGCAATTTTACTATCGGCGTTTTCCTTGCTTGTAATCCGTTGTAAGGAAACAAAAAAAGAAATCCCTACTGAATCGGAAACCACTAACAAAACGGTCGTCCCGGAAGACGGTTCAAGTTCAACGCAAGCATCTGACGATGCCTGGGTCAACGACATCATGCTGAACAACGGTGTCAAATGGCAGGCGAACAAAGAAACTACCGATGGGGTTACGGCGATGAAGGCCTTGATCGACGCAACCGACGCTACGAACGTAGCCGACTATAAAAAATTGGGCGATGCCCTGAACGAAGTAAAGAATACAGTGGTCAGGGAATGCACTATGAAGGGAGCATCGCACGACAACCTGCACGTTTGGCTGCACCCGTTGATCGAAAAAATAGAAATGCTACAAAACGTAAAAAATACGGAAGAAGGGGCGCAGTTGACTTCCAAGATCAAAACGCATTTGGAGGGATACTACGATTATTTCATATGAAACGAGCATGAACAAATTTTAAAAATTATTTCGCAAAAGGCGATGTTTAAAATTTTTCATGCGAGAGCGAAGCGGTTATCCCGATGGCTATCGGAACTCTAATTTTTTTAATTAGCTTATTTCTTGGTAATTAAGAACATTTAAACGTATGAAACAGTCCCTATGAACAACCGCATCGCACCAGTAAATCTAAAAACAAAATGGGCATATCCGTAAAGAACATCAGCAAATCATATGGGAAGGTAAAGGCGTTGGAAGATATTTCCTTTACCATAAATCACGGGGAACTGTTCGGGCTGATAGGCCCCGACGGAGCGGGGAAAACGACCCTGTTCCGCATACTGACGACCCTGTTGATCGCCGATGAAGGGGAGGCTAGCGTTGCAGGGTACGATGTCTTCAAGGAGTATAAGTCCATCAGAAATCATGTGGGCTATATGCCGGGCCGGTTTTCGCTCTATCAAGATCTTAGCGTGGAGGAAAACCTGAACTTTTTTGCGACGATATTCGGGACCACGATCGAGGAAAATTACGATCTGATCAAGGACATCTACGTGCAGATCGAACCGTTCAAGGATCGGCGTGCGGGAAAACTGTCCGGAGGTATGAAACAAAAACTGGCCCTGTCATGTGCGCTGATCCACAAGCCCAAGGTCTTGTTTCTCGACGAGCCCACTACCGGGGTAGATCCCGTGTCCCGTAAGGAGTTCTGGGACATGTTGAAACGCTTGCAGCAGAAAAACATTACCATTCTGGTCTCCACCCCATATATGGACGAGGCCGCCCTGTGCGATCGTATCGCGCTTATGCAGGACGGCAAGATCTTAGAGATCGACGTGCCCGGTGCCATTGTAGAACAGTATCCGAAAGCTATTTACAATGTGGGCGCGAACAATATGTACGGGCTCATAGAAAGCCTAAACGCCTATGAGCACAGGCATAGCGTGTTCCCGTTTGGCGAATTTGTGCACTATACCGATAACAGGCCGGATTTTGACCCGGCTTCCTTGAGGCGCTATTTAGAGAGGCAGCACCTATCGGAAATCCATATCGAAAAAACACAGCCCACTATAGAGGACACTTTTATGGAACTTGCCCGCCAATGAAAAACGACAACGTCATCCAGGTCCAAGACCTTACTAAAAAATTC
Encoded here:
- a CDS encoding HlyD family secretion protein, whose product is MKTTYIVVIAMSLTTLLSCSGNGEKADGYGNFEATETTVSAEANGKLLFFDVEEGHRLEENVIVGVIDTVQMSLKRDQLLAAKNTIFSKSRNVLSQREVLKEQLKVAQNDRARITNLIKANAATQKQLDDINGQIEILKQRMKSVETQNAPIVNEVKGIEVQIQQIEDQIEKSVLKNPIKGTVLVKYAEPNEIAAFGKPLYKISDLDEMELRVYIGETQLATIRVGQEVTVKIDDADTMKSYDGTVSWISDSAEFTPKIIQTKEERVNLVYAVKVRVKNDGSLKIGMPAEMWIGNE
- a CDS encoding TolC family protein, producing the protein MKKILILAAVFLVFPASAQQIITLDECFDLVAENYPLAEQSVLLHEQSLLDIEAINKGKLPQLNINAQASYQSDVTSLPIEIPNATIDPPNKDQYRATLDANQLIYNGGLIDASAKLSEAKGKVGQQEVEVNLYGLKNQVNQLYLSVLLLQENRSLLEAKEKQLRTRLDEVDAGVKFGTLLPSSADALEVELLKVKQNYTELDFSRTGLLERLSLLIGRELNKDAVLQRPEVFMVAKTESKRPELVLFDLQKEQVELSTELLSKSKSPKLNAFAQGGYGNPGLNMLDNSFNTFYMTGLRLNWNVFDWNKNRTEKQSLQINKEIIDTQRETFELNTNAELAGLQSEIDKIEGLIFYDEAIIPLREKMLKTAESQLDNGVITSSAYITEFTNLYEAKNNLSLHKTQLILKQIQYQLEKGAYGE
- a CDS encoding ABC transporter ATP-binding protein: MGISVKNISKSYGKVKALEDISFTINHGELFGLIGPDGAGKTTLFRILTTLLIADEGEASVAGYDVFKEYKSIRNHVGYMPGRFSLYQDLSVEENLNFFATIFGTTIEENYDLIKDIYVQIEPFKDRRAGKLSGGMKQKLALSCALIHKPKVLFLDEPTTGVDPVSRKEFWDMLKRLQQKNITILVSTPYMDEAALCDRIALMQDGKILEIDVPGAIVEQYPKAIYNVGANNMYGLIESLNAYEHRHSVFPFGEFVHYTDNRPDFDPASLRRYLERQHLSEIHIEKTQPTIEDTFMELARQ